The Juglans microcarpa x Juglans regia isolate MS1-56 chromosome 2D, Jm3101_v1.0, whole genome shotgun sequence DNA window AGTGGTCATTTAATGTTATCACTAAGAGTGCTTTCAGCTTTTGAAGATGTGAAAAACAGAAATCAAGCATTTTCTATGTAAAGATTGCTGCTTTCAACTTGCTTGTGGTGGCTATTTATCTCGAAATGTTTATATTATGTACTAACACCTATTTTTAAATCATGCAGGATTATATGGGGAGATGCATCTTGACACTAACTAGGGTTATATTGGAAGGGGAATACAGAGAGTGCTTCCAGCTAGACGAAGCAAAATCAGGAAAACTGAACTTGCAGCTCAAGTGGATGCCACAGCCAGTTTACCGTGATTCTTAAGTGCTCCTGTTCTGCAGCTGATGGTGAGACattaaggccccatttggatgttgagctgagttgagttctttatgaataattgtgagttgagatggtggagtaaGTTTTATGGAgcccacttaagatgagtttatatgtatttataagaagttgaaaaaatttgtgGGTCTCGCGTGTAAAAAcattttgagttgaaaaatgttgtggattTCACGTGtgaagagattttgagttaagatgagtttaatgatttaagagtttgatgtttggatgttagactcagcttaaaattagattgaactccAAGTTTCAAACGGGCCCTAAATCAAAGAGGTTTTATCACGTGCTAAATGTATTAAAAGAACATTGCTGACACTGATACGAATTAATAGATTCATACACCTTGTATCAAGTATTTTTGAGTGCTATGTACATAATCTCACAACAACGGCTAAATGTAAATTGGTGAGACTTTGATATGGATACAAATGGGCTAATCATTGCATAATATTGTTACATGCTTCCTTTTTGCGTTCCATGTAGTGTTCTGGTTTGTAAACTTCTGTTTGGCCGGTATTATCaagtgatctctctctctctctctctctctctctctctctctgccatcAAGTCAGGTCTTTGAAGCCCCCTACCTGAAATCTTTTTCCCATAAAGGGTTGCACGTCAGCGAGATCTTTTGAATTGGTCCCCAACTAGCCGAttacttttgtaaaaattaGAAGTGATTGGTAAGTGCTACCAAAGCATTGTGCGCTTTACACCCTTTATCCCTTAATTCCAACATCGTGCCATAGATGTATATCCCAGGATCCAAGTCAACATGATTTTCAAGTTCATGGGACTCGAACATTTAGCTGGGATACTGTTTTGACCGGCTGGATGCATGGTCGAGGCTTCGAACTACCGTTGTATGCCCACAGTTTGGTTCCTTTTCAAGAAGTGCTAAAATTTTCAACTACCATATGGGGATCAGCGGGTGAACATCTTACATTATCAAGAGCCATCTTGTTGATCAAGTGAACATCTTACACTATCAAGAGCCACCTTGTTGATCCTTTCTCTGACGTGGTGAACTTCATTGGTAGTTGGTATTTCTAGCCCTGGTTTTGCTTACCACAAAATGTTCACGGGTTTGGTGCAAGAACTCAGGCTCTTCAGGTGGAAAGCAGACTGCATATTATTAATAGAAGTGTTCTTAAAAGTTGGGGGAGAGGGGTTTGGCAGCATAGCAATATTTCCAAATGAGAGACAAAGGAGCTATCCAGTTACCATAACAGCTCTAAATAAATAATGCATCTATGAATTGCAcgtttcaactggatacatgaAATGGCTTTGGCTATGTATGAACCGTGCATTCTCATTAGAGCAGACTGTTGGACATTTAATTAATGGACCAAGTGCATCTTCCATAACAGAGAATTAGAAGTAcaataatttgttttgataagCAAACgagaattttattaatgacaataATCAAGATGTCCAATATTCCTTTTCCGTAAGGATGCAACCATCAGCAAAGGCAGGCCAGAGTTCCTTTGTACAGAATACAAATAACAAGCTTGATCATCATATCTTTCTCTGTAACTCCATTCCTCTCCGAAATCATGTAATGCCACTACACTTGAAATCTAATCACTAAGTGGCAACCTGGCCAACAACACTCCGTAGATAATGCTTCTTCAATTTTCTCCTCCTAATATTGCTTGCCCTGCCTTACCAGAAATCAAACATGTCATAATGTTCTTATATCATAAAAGTAGATCACCATAAACATTGGCATCCCAAATTACTTTTTAAGTAACTGATTAATTGCTATCCAGGTCtctatattttgaatttaacaGTTGGCAAAAGTTGTAGCATGACATTGCAGGCTACTGATGCTGAGATCAACACAAGTGAATGACCCAAATACCCATTGAATATGTGCATGAGTGCATAGCTATGCGATTAATGCTCTTACCTTGGCTATTTTTATAAATGGCATGTAATTATTTACCATTATCTATATGTCCTCATGGCCAATGACTAGTTATACCAAttgacattttcttttatagtttGGCTTACTTTTTTCTGTCACATGTCATGTGAGGCAGAGAAAGAAAGTTTGATTTCTGTCTTTCGTGGCTAACCATTTGAAGAGAATGCAATGACACCTGAACTATCTAACATTCGTGGTTCAACAGTATTAGGAAGCTGGCATAGTGGCATGTCATGCTACATTTTTTACGTTAAACCAAAGTGTGTGAACTCAATATGCATATAGCTAAAGCTCTTATAAGTGATGGTTTTCAACAAGGTATCTGAAATTGGTTGTTTGTAAAGTCATTGGTTCAAGTCTTGTTGATACCATTCTGTTAACTTGGACTGATGGTTTTCACAagttaataataaaagtaagGAATGGTTACACACCAGTACTGATTGTGTAATATGAACGAGTCAGTTGCCACTCTTTTGCCATCATCATTTCGATTCCAATGGTAGACTGCATGTGTCCTATTTTTTATCTCCAGCGTAGAGTGTCCATAACTGGCTTCTCGGAATGCAGAATAATCTGGTTGTGGATCTCTAAACCTGCAGCACCAACTAACAGTTGTTAACCATAACTGCACTGCAGGAAAATAAGTATGATTTCTGCTAGTGATTACAGGAGGGACTCACTATTTCACATGACTCATCATTGAAAACTAGTAAGGACAATAAATTTTACTCGATCATGCAGGCCAACTCACCTTTCAGCAAGACCTTCCTGATTTCCTCCATCTCCAACTGTTATGTAAACAGGTGCGGATTTGTCTGGTACAGGGTAGCGGTCCCCACTAGTTATGTTGTAGTTTATGTTTGAAATTCGATACTGAAAACGCAAAATGAATATTCTTAAATTTTGGCATTGCTATGTTGCTTCAGCACCCATCTTGCTAGTAGATCAGCATAAAATATGTTCTCCCATTGTGACAAACTAGATTTGAAAACCCAAGGTTTAATTTGCGAAAATTGGAAATCTATAAAGCTTTCTGCAAATGAGTTAAGATTCAAGGACTGATTTGtatttaacaaaaagaaaaacaattatttctttttcatgggTTATATCGAGAAGTTTTCCATTACTGGTTGATCCATGTCTTGAAttatcatgaaaaaatatatacattgatatacataaaaatataccaaaattaGAATATGAAAGCTGGGAAGAGTGTTGAGTTAGTTCAATAAACTATATTCACAAATCATATACTTTCGactttaaatgttaaaataaagtGTTTACTGTTCAAGATTTCCTTGTATCGGCATCATAAAACCATTCTCCAAATTTGTAATTtcctttttgataagtaagagtaaatttattgataagaatgaaataggcataaccTGTGTACACATGAACTATACAAAAGAACAAACAATAGTTAGGACACAAGAGAAACAaccaaatttgtaatttttaagcAGAAATTAAAATTGCCTACTGCATATCTATGTCAACAAGATTTTTCATATGCAGAATGATCCAAATCAAAACTTCTGCTCAAAGTATAAAGGCTTAACATGTAAGTGAATGCATTGGTTGTACAAGTACTTAAATCCTCGTACTAACGATCTTAGTTGCTTAAAACTTTAATATCACGGACTCAATGAATCCAGATAAATGATATGCATGAACAGATATGGACCGTCCCCAAAAAACCATGTCAATCTGAACAAAAATAATCTGCATGcaaaacaacatgaaattaTAGAGGTAAAGAACCATACAGATCTTTCATAGGCATGGACCCCAAAAATCCACGTCAAACTGATCGaaaaaaaacccatttgcaaaacaacatgaaattaTAGAGGTAAAGAACCATACAGATCTTTCATAAGCATGGACATGGCCAGCAAAGACTACATCAACTTTGTAATGGATGAACCAACTCTCAAATATAGCTCGCATACTTTCCCCCTCCATGTAGTGAGCTTCATTGCTATTGTAGATTGGCACATGCATAAGAACAATGAGCCAAGGAGTCTTCTCCCTGTCAACCCTTGATAACTCTTCTTTAAGCCACATCCATTGAGGGGTGTACTTCACTGTCAGAATCAACCAGAAATTCTTATGTTTGTGATTCTCCATccactttatttattatttatactatacGTTTATATGAtagatattaaatgatatacctagatataaaatatatatgcttaatatccattattttccatatttgaaaattgtacTTAACCTGTAATGTACGTTACATACCCATAATAACATAGGataaactataatattattataatatattttttgctaagtaatcaaatatttatgaataaacaCAAAAGACCAAAACTCTGACtgtgttatattattataactaGTAAGATTAGAgtattatattatgttaatagTATAATGCTCATAATGTAATGGTACTGTACTACActatatgtaaaatttaaacatGCCATAGCTAtacttataacttatatatagagttttatatagttactataggtATAACGTGTACATGTTATCATTATACTTTCATATAACTTAAGTATAAATGACTATATGTATCATCAACTcaaattaaaagttttttagTGGTTAAAGTTTATAGTAtgatttgtatttatttataataatcaaTGAAACCTGATTTTTTGTAGCTGGAAATTAGTTAATATTAGACGAGCCGAGTTTGAACAAAGGTTCTTGAGCTCGAGctaccatataaaaaaaaaaaaaatggaattctCACATGATGCAATTAATAAACTAGCAAATATTTCCTCCATTGtctatcaaaagaaaattataaatttttgaaacCAGCAATAGACAGGGAAATGAAAAGTTACCAAATGATGAATAGCTGGATAGCACGATTATATGAGCAGATGCACGCCTGATGGAGTACCAAAGAGGACTGCTGCTTTTGGAGGCCAAATAAGGTGTAGAGTATCGATGGAGGTAGGATTTGAAAGGAATAACTTCCCCCTATGCATATGCACTTACAGCCTCTCAAAAGTTATACAAGAAGTTTTATAGGTTGTAATTctaagaatatgaaaattttttaaacaaatgacTGTATAACCCATTTTGTtagtagaaagaaaatatatttatgtatctAATAGTGAAGTCCTCACAATGATCCTTACAAGAAAAAgagccaaaaacaaaatttcaaagcTATTTCAAAGCCATACAATGATGTGAAATGGCAGTGACCTGCCATAACTGCCATGACCAAAGGTCTAATCAGGTCAAACTGTCTAGTTAAGGGAGAGAGAGTTCCATTTTATTCAAAGAACATTGGCTACAAGGGCCCATAAACTCATAATCGCTCCTGCACCTCTTATAAGTGGTCAAAGGAAATACAATGTTCTAGGGCTGGTAATTGACAAAAAAGCATTCGTGCAGGTAGTAACAGTACATTGGGTTGGCACCCTTCTGCCTAGCAATTTGCAGTTGGTTCACTTTTTGGTAACCCTTTTTCCTCGATCCATATTGCAGAAGCAAAGAGTGGGAGAAACATAGATTTCCTAGAGACTGTtctaagattttgaaaatgagaCGATGGGGCACTATAGCAACAGTGCAACACAGTTTGTTAATGGACCAGAGGGTATTCACTATCTCCCTGTGTAGAGAATTTTATgtgattgattaaaaatatacataatcGAAATAGGCCAGGATAATAAGCTACTCAAACAGTTTGATGAAAATATCTGTTTAACCCTTACCATATAAGGCATGTACTCTATTTCATGATTTCCAGCAGCCCAAATCCATGGCTGATATGCTGTACTTCGTTCAACGAATTGACCCCATGTGTCCCACCGTAAACCAACATCAGTGTACTGATATCTATCAGCATAAGAAAGATCTCCAACAAATAAGACAGTTTGTCCTGGACTCTGCATGTAATGCTCAAGAGTAGAAAGAGAGTTGTATGTCTGGCCCAAATCTCCTGCGACGTAAATTAAGGTCATTGATAAATTGTAGAATTTGGGGATGTTGAAAAGATGCCTCAAGAAACCTTAGACATAACTGAACAAAAGAGAGAGTTTCTGGAAGCTAGAGGTGACTGATTGAGgaaaatttgcataaaaaatcatattagatGGTTGTTCATGAGCCATATagaccaagaaatgtatattatGAAGGAATGCCATGAAGCCAAAGTTCCACTAGAAGACCCTGCATAGAAAGAAAACAACCCACCGATGATCCCAAAATGGTAAGTAGCATCTGGATCAATCCTTGGAGGTGTTTGAAACCAAAATTCTCGAGAAGAATCACCACTCCCTAACTTGTAATAGTACTTGGTGTCATACTGAAAAAAAGAAACCATTAAactaaaaaaggaaacaaattacAGGACGAGAGGCAAGAAAATTCTAAATATGCAACTAGAAAGTGGACAATCGGTGGCTTGTATCAATTTGGAATACCCAGCACTGTCTACTCATCCATTACAAACCAATCCTCCATTCCTTCTAAGGCATTGTTAGATTATAACCTAACAAGTTAAATTTATCCATTCCAATTAGCTTAAATTTATGAGATAAGTTGTGATTAAAAATGGTATCAAGACAGAAGTCTTAAGTGCAAACATGATCACACttcatcccccccccccccctcccatgTCAATTAAATATTATCCGTGTTGGACTTATTAAAAGGGACTCTAATCCGAATGTGAGGGGGAGTGTTGAATAAGACAAAGTGCTGATTCAGTAGGTAAGATAAAAGGGCACTGAAGAGATTACAATTTTGTTCACCATACATAAGAAGCCTGGTATATTGCACAAGACAAAGATACCTTGGTGTATATGTGATCGAACAATAGAGGCAACTGTTTAGTACTTATTTTAGTACATAATGAATGAGTATTTACCTTGAGGCCATCGATGAGACAGTGATGGATGTAGCCCGACTTATATTTGTAAAAGGTATAGTTTGTCATTGAACCCTCTGCAGTAAGGTCATATCTATTCTTTGATGTACCATATTGTACTTTACTGGGCCCTGGTTCATCAGCTGTCACCCATGAGATGATTACAGCCTTTCCATCATAGTCGCCTTGGGTAATATGCACCTAAAAAAGGAAAGATATGTATTATGTAATTGTTGGAACAAAAGGGAACAGAAGATAATCATAGTAATGAAATGCATGATGCCCATTTCCACCTTTATCCGTCTTGATATTCCAAAGTTTTCCACTGGAAATATCAAAAGTATGAATTCTTACTTGGTGTGGAACATTATGACCCTTTGGAACTGCAAACACTTCATTATCAAGAGGGATGTCTGTAGACGGCCACTCAGAGCGAATGAAAGTACTAGTTATCCCAGCATTGCCAGTATTCACAGAACTCAAAAGGACAAAGAAAGTGAAAGCAAGTTGAAGCAACAAGGACTGCATCCTAGCAACCTCCAGCATGATTGTTTATCAACCACTGACAAAAGTATTATCAGCTGCATCAAAGAAATTGTccagtttatctattttaagcATAGGTAAaccataaataaatgaataccATTTTTATCCTATTTAAAACATGCGTTTCCATTCAGGCTATAAATGCTTcacaataaaaaggaaaaacaaagtaGAGCAAAACCAATGCTATTTTGAAGTGGTAAACGGTAAGACAagcaaagatttttttaataaaaaagtttgATGCCCATTTAAACATCAATCTGATATGAAAGATAATCCTCTCGAAATAAAACTTCCACCATGCTTAGATCCTCCAGCCCctcgaaaagaaaaaacaaaaatctcttCTATTCAGTCAAAAAGagattatttccaaacaattacCATCATTCCCATTCATTTTTCGTCAGAAAGCGCGtcatataagaagaaaaaaggtaTAAACCTGTCTACATTCAGCCTTCAAGTACAATCCATAATTAACTTCAAAGGAGACAGTTAGGACATTTACAGAAGGGTAGCTTAGCAAGCAACTTTGGATTATTAGACTATGCAACTCAAGACTCGAACTTTCCCTTTCTGTTACTTCAAACCAAACTTCCTACCACAATTTCACCTCTGATAAGCCAGTTTCTTATTATACAAAAACGCCAAAATCCGTTTCCACCTGACTAACTCTCAGCAATCTTTTTACTCGCCGGTTCTTTCTTCTAGGCTTTCATCCTCCACTACTGCTTCAATTTCTGGGCGAATAATTCTGACACCTATCACATCGGGGAGTTTTCACATTTCTTGAGAGTTCCACTTCTACCCTGAATGGTTTCTTGCCACCAATA harbors:
- the LOC121248891 gene encoding bifunctional purple acid phosphatase 26-like, giving the protein MLEVARMQSLLLQLAFTFFVLLSSVNTGNAGITSTFIRSEWPSTDIPLDNEVFAVPKGHNVPHQVHITQGDYDGKAVIISWVTADEPGPSKVQYGTSKNRYDLTAEGSMTNYTFYKYKSGYIHHCLIDGLKYDTKYYYKLGSGDSSREFWFQTPPRIDPDATYHFGIIGDLGQTYNSLSTLEHYMQSPGQTVLFVGDLSYADRYQYTDVGLRWDTWGQFVERSTAYQPWIWAAGNHEIEYMPYMGEVIPFKSYLHRYSTPYLASKSSSPLWYSIRRASAHIIVLSSYSSFVKYTPQWMWLKEELSRVDREKTPWLIVLMHVPIYNSNEAHYMEGESMRAIFESWFIHYKVDVVFAGHVHAYERSYRISNINYNITSGDRYPVPDKSAPVYITVGDGGNQEGLAERFRDPQPDYSAFREASYGHSTLEIKNRTHAVYHWNRNDDGKRVATDSFILHNQYWASNIRRRKLKKHYLRSVVGQVAT